The Metabacillus sediminilitoris genome window below encodes:
- a CDS encoding MurR/RpiR family transcriptional regulator — protein MFTNEVIATFNDLEMLIYKYVMQHKEKVIYMRIRDLADEAHVSTSTIMRFCRKLNCEGFSEFKVKLKLAMDEKRDTPIKSGQHVVAEFLERTQNENFTSKLEDAADAISKANHVYFIGIGSSGTLAEYGARYFSSLGTFSTYLKDWYTPIHANLNNSITIALSVSGENQFTISHIHQLKDKNSKILSITNNGQSTIAKISDKNVSYYVSEEFFETSNITTQIPVIFILEELARRVYEKSRKSD, from the coding sequence TTGTTTACGAATGAAGTAATTGCAACATTCAATGACCTTGAGATGCTCATTTACAAATATGTTATGCAACATAAAGAGAAAGTCATTTATATGCGTATACGGGATCTTGCTGATGAGGCTCATGTTTCCACATCAACAATCATGCGGTTCTGCAGGAAATTAAATTGTGAAGGCTTTTCAGAATTTAAGGTAAAACTGAAGCTAGCAATGGATGAAAAGAGGGACACCCCGATCAAAAGCGGCCAGCATGTGGTAGCGGAGTTTTTAGAGCGCACTCAAAATGAAAATTTCACTTCTAAATTAGAGGATGCTGCAGATGCCATTTCTAAAGCAAATCATGTATATTTTATCGGGATCGGCAGTTCGGGTACTCTTGCTGAATACGGTGCTAGATACTTTTCAAGCCTAGGTACGTTTTCTACATACTTAAAAGATTGGTATACGCCTATTCACGCCAACTTAAATAATAGCATTACGATTGCTTTATCCGTTTCGGGAGAAAATCAGTTTACCATATCTCACATTCATCAGTTGAAAGATAAAAACAGTAAGATTCTAAGTATTACAAACAATGGACAGTCTACAATAGCCAAAATTTCTGACAAAAATGTATCCTACTATGTGTCGGAGGAATTTTTTGAAACTTCAAATATTACCACACAAATTCCAGTTATTTTTATTTTAGAGGAATTAGCAAGAAGGGTGTATGAAAAGAGTAGAAAGAGTGATTGA
- a CDS encoding GapA-binding peptide SR1P, producing MHTIIEQFEDEKVSTLYGQCSCSNKTKENESN from the coding sequence ATGCATACAATTATTGAACAATTTGAGGATGAAAAAGTATCAACTTTATATGGTCAGTGTAGTTGCAGTAATAAGACAAAGGAAAATGAAAGTAACTAA
- a CDS encoding ankyrin repeat domain-containing protein, which yields MWRWLTIVLGCIFILQGCVSDSEGEQKNQEEVLEIDLNQQLIQAAERQETELVSRLIKEGADINTQDSEGRTAAMIATYNNDVETAKILIEAGADVNIQDNIENNPFLYAGAEGYIEILKLTIEAGADPALTNRYGGTALIPASEHGYVDVIEELLTNTDIDINHVNDLGWTALLEAIILNDGDEKQQQTVNLLIDHGADVNIPDQNNVTPLQHARKKGLKDIE from the coding sequence ATGTGGAGATGGCTGACAATCGTCCTTGGATGTATTTTCATTCTTCAGGGTTGTGTTTCAGATAGCGAAGGAGAACAAAAAAATCAAGAAGAGGTACTAGAAATAGATTTGAATCAACAGCTTATTCAAGCTGCGGAACGTCAAGAAACAGAACTAGTAAGCAGATTGATTAAGGAAGGTGCAGATATTAATACACAGGATTCAGAAGGGCGAACTGCTGCTATGATTGCGACTTATAACAATGATGTTGAGACTGCAAAAATCCTAATTGAAGCAGGTGCAGACGTCAATATCCAGGATAACATAGAAAATAACCCCTTCTTGTATGCTGGTGCAGAAGGTTATATCGAGATCCTAAAACTAACGATTGAAGCAGGTGCCGACCCAGCATTGACTAATAGGTATGGAGGGACCGCTTTAATCCCTGCTTCAGAGCATGGATATGTCGATGTTATCGAAGAGCTTCTAACCAATACTGATATTGATATTAACCATGTAAATGACCTTGGTTGGACGGCTTTATTGGAAGCAATTATTTTAAATGATGGAGATGAAAAACAGCAGCAAACCGTGAATTTACTGATTGATCACGGTGCAGATGTCAACATCCCTGATCAAAATAATGTGACTCCTCTACAACATGCACGTAAAAAAGGACTTAAAGACATTGAATAA
- a CDS encoding response regulator transcription factor, producing MKKILLIEDEVSIAELQRDYLEINHFSVDIQHSGDKGLQLALQNHYDLIILDIMLPGVNGFEICKQIRAVKNIPIMLVSAKKEDIDKIRGLGLGADDYITKPFSPSEMVARVKAHLARYERLAGSQAKTNTIFVHGMSIDKSARKVHINGEEVPFTTKEFDLFVFFVMHPNQVLSKEQLYENIWGLESAADVSTVTVHIRKLRGKIERDPANPKFLETVWGAGYRFNV from the coding sequence GTGAAAAAGATATTACTTATTGAAGACGAAGTTAGTATTGCAGAATTGCAAAGAGATTATTTGGAAATTAATCATTTTAGTGTTGATATTCAACATTCTGGTGATAAAGGGCTCCAACTGGCCCTTCAAAATCATTATGATTTAATTATTTTGGACATTATGCTTCCAGGAGTAAATGGATTTGAGATATGTAAACAAATACGCGCTGTCAAAAATATTCCTATTATGCTTGTGTCTGCCAAAAAGGAGGATATCGATAAAATTCGTGGTCTCGGGTTAGGAGCAGATGATTATATAACAAAGCCTTTTAGTCCCAGTGAAATGGTTGCTCGAGTGAAAGCACATTTAGCGCGTTATGAACGTTTAGCAGGAAGCCAAGCTAAAACAAATACAATTTTCGTTCATGGAATGTCGATTGATAAGTCAGCACGCAAAGTTCATATTAACGGAGAAGAAGTTCCATTTACTACAAAGGAATTCGATTTGTTTGTCTTTTTTGTGATGCATCCAAATCAAGTATTGAGCAAAGAGCAGCTTTATGAAAATATTTGGGGGTTAGAATCAGCTGCAGATGTTTCAACTGTGACAGTTCATATCAGAAAATTACGTGGGAAAATTGAAAGAGATCCTGCAAATCCGAAATTCTTGGAAACCGTCTGGGGAGCCGGATATCGATTTAATGTTTAA
- a CDS encoding RDD family protein, giving the protein MNGHKAAGFWIRLGSIIIDGLLLTPLYLICMLLGVSDIATEIFVNSINFLYYLIIPVIWSGFTVGKRVVGIKIVRTDGKKVGIGTTLKRYILASLVYGVTLGTAFIISAFMIGLRKDKRSIHDLIAGTQVIYTSKN; this is encoded by the coding sequence ATGAATGGACACAAAGCAGCAGGATTTTGGATTCGTTTAGGTTCAATTATTATTGATGGATTATTACTTACACCACTTTATCTTATTTGCATGTTACTAGGTGTATCTGACATTGCAACAGAAATATTTGTAAATAGCATTAATTTTTTATATTATCTTATTATCCCTGTGATATGGTCAGGTTTTACAGTTGGTAAAAGAGTGGTAGGTATTAAAATTGTACGTACAGATGGCAAAAAAGTAGGAATTGGTACAACATTGAAACGATACATTTTAGCATCGCTTGTTTATGGTGTAACACTTGGAACTGCATTCATTATTAGTGCATTTATGATAGGATTAAGAAAAGATAAACGATCTATACATGATCTAATTGCAGGAACTCAAGTAATCTATACCTCTAAAAATTAA
- a CDS encoding sensor histidine kinase codes for MSIKTRFLLSYVGVILISITLLLAAGFLLIFAITGDIKSIEYFYKKSYVQKPLTTVEESVFLDLKLLAKNNPEQLLNDEQLKKIEHKDIEIVVRKDMNIEYVSPTLDQQALVKSLPGFEETNINTRDTIKIDDFFFTYVKFDFYFSDKSEGSIFVLRKVSSYAELSRELFPILFGLLLILFIMIIGMLNYLVSRSIIKPISILKEGAERIKSGDLSFEIKTTSNDEIGQLNRAFEEMRIKLKESVNLQIQYEENRKELLSNISHDLKTPITSIIGYVEGIKDGVANTPEKMEKYLTTIYSKARDMDLLIDELFLFSKLDLKKEPFSFETIDLVEYMRDYVEELHLDLLQKGIQIELHLLSKPINVTADREKLRRVLANLISNCVKYMNKDKKYISISLHEGLFDVVVQVTDNGYGIEPSALPYIFKRFYRAEKSRNSQTGGSGLGLAIAKQIIEEHGGDIWATSELGKGTDVFFSLMKGELM; via the coding sequence ATGTCAATTAAAACGAGGTTTCTGTTGTCCTACGTTGGAGTAATCCTTATTTCTATCACTTTATTATTAGCAGCTGGGTTTTTACTTATTTTTGCGATAACAGGTGATATAAAATCTATCGAGTATTTTTACAAAAAATCTTATGTTCAAAAACCTTTGACTACAGTAGAGGAAAGTGTGTTTCTTGATTTAAAGCTTTTGGCTAAAAATAATCCTGAACAGCTTCTAAACGATGAACAGTTGAAGAAGATTGAACATAAGGATATCGAAATTGTCGTTAGAAAAGATATGAATATTGAGTATGTTTCCCCAACACTTGATCAGCAAGCATTGGTTAAGTCACTTCCAGGGTTTGAAGAAACGAACATCAATACGCGAGATACAATAAAAATTGATGACTTTTTTTTCACATATGTGAAGTTTGACTTTTATTTTTCAGATAAAAGTGAAGGAAGTATTTTTGTATTGAGAAAGGTAAGTTCCTATGCAGAGTTGTCCCGAGAGTTGTTTCCAATTTTATTCGGTCTATTGCTCATTCTGTTTATCATGATTATTGGAATGTTGAACTATTTAGTTTCAAGAAGCATCATCAAGCCTATCTCAATTCTTAAAGAAGGTGCAGAGCGGATAAAATCAGGAGATTTAAGCTTTGAGATCAAAACTACTTCTAATGATGAAATCGGACAATTAAATAGAGCGTTTGAGGAAATGAGAATAAAATTAAAAGAGTCCGTCAATCTCCAGATTCAGTATGAAGAAAATCGAAAAGAACTTCTCTCTAATATATCTCATGATTTGAAGACACCCATTACTTCTATTATTGGATATGTTGAGGGCATAAAGGACGGTGTAGCAAACACCCCGGAAAAAATGGAGAAATATTTAACAACTATTTATTCAAAAGCAAGAGATATGGATTTATTGATTGATGAACTGTTTTTATTTTCAAAACTGGATTTAAAGAAAGAGCCATTCTCTTTTGAAACGATCGACCTGGTTGAATATATGCGAGACTATGTAGAAGAACTTCATTTGGATTTACTTCAAAAAGGGATACAGATTGAACTTCATCTTTTGTCTAAACCGATAAATGTAACAGCAGATAGAGAGAAATTAAGACGCGTATTGGCAAACCTCATTAGTAATTGTGTGAAGTATATGAATAAAGATAAAAAGTACATTTCCATTTCTCTGCATGAAGGACTATTTGATGTGGTTGTACAAGTTACAGATAATGGCTATGGAATTGAACCATCTGCTTTGCCATACATTTTTAAACGTTTTTACCGAGCTGAAAAATCTAGAAATTCTCAAACAGGTGGAAGTGGATTAGGACTTGCAATCGCAAAACAAATTATCGAGGAGCATGGAGGGGATATTTGGGCAACTAGTGAGCTAGGAAAAGGTACAGATGTCTTCTTTTCCTTAATGAAGGGTGAGCTAATGTGA
- a CDS encoding glucuronate isomerase encodes MPTNVGSLSRFVMLKVSRSFLSFIRHELFRRPLLQYNMVTY; translated from the coding sequence GTGCCGACCAATGTCGGATCCCTTTCAAGATTCGTAATGTTGAAAGTTTCAAGGAGTTTCTTATCTTTTATAAGACATGAGCTCTTCCGGAGACCTTTGTTACAATACAACATGGTGACATACTAA
- a CDS encoding 2-oxoglutarate dehydrogenase E1 component, with protein sequence MTIQKNQQNPWRNFHGPNLGYVMEQYELYVNDADTVNPELKELFVSWGPPIFVEENQFQHSVESSSPVPNDLAGTKKIIKTVKLLDDIRSYGHLAARINPLENNENDDPILSPEQYGLSEDDLKAIPVELVWTDVPKGIHNALDAVNKLKNVYTGSLAYEFGHVHNMEERTWLTTMVENGSLIRERSKEERKSLLKRLADVEGFEQFLHKTFVGQKRFSIEGVDMLVPMLENAVREGAADGVRNVMIGMAHRGRLSVLAHVLEKPYHKIFSEFQHSSAKPQGPSGDLLDISEGWTGDVKYHLGRDRFMKGSGAVRTRITLANNPSHLEFVDPVVEGFARAAQEERHHTGYPRQDTSKAFAILVHGDAAFPGQGIVAETLNLGGLRGYRTGGTIHIIANNMVGFTTDSHDSRFTRYASDLAKGYEIPVVHVNADDPEACLEAIYLAYQYRVRFKKDFLIDLVGYRRFGHNEMDDPAVTQPQVYKKVTKHPTVRELYADQLKANGTLNQEEIQQIYSSVQDTLQAEYEKASEKKQEEPLAEVMVPGVIAKGIPSIATKVHIDTLRELNKDLLKWPDGFYVYPKLKRILERRENALEQNGKVEWALAEALAFAAMLKEGTPIRLTGQDSERGTFAQRHIVLHDSSTNETFSPLHRIPQARASFAVHNSPLSEAGVIGFEYGYNVFAPETLVIWEGQYGDFANTAQPYFDQFISAGRAKWGQKSGLVLLLPHGYEGQGPEHSSARKERFLQLAAENNWTIANVTSSAQYFHILRRQAAILGSEFVRPLVIMTPKSLLRHPLTASVGTELSEGHFQMVVEQPQLGTKVNKVKRLVLTTGKMAIDLAAHIEATKEARSLDEIHIIRIEQLYPFPKDEVKAILQRYPHLEEMVWVQEEPKNMGSWHYIAPILFELASGSLKVGYIGRPDRSSPAGGDPLVHKKEQERIVHQTLKIDSLVDTDKQGVWLL encoded by the coding sequence TTGACAATACAGAAAAATCAACAAAATCCTTGGAGAAATTTTCATGGTCCAAACCTTGGCTATGTAATGGAACAATATGAGTTGTATGTAAATGATGCTGACACCGTTAATCCAGAATTAAAGGAGCTTTTTGTAAGTTGGGGTCCTCCTATATTCGTTGAAGAAAATCAATTTCAACATAGTGTAGAAAGTTCAAGTCCTGTTCCTAACGATCTGGCAGGTACGAAAAAAATCATAAAAACAGTAAAACTACTTGATGACATTCGTTCATATGGACATTTAGCCGCGCGAATTAACCCGTTAGAAAATAATGAAAATGATGACCCTATACTATCTCCTGAACAATATGGCTTAAGTGAAGATGATTTGAAAGCGATTCCAGTTGAGTTGGTATGGACAGATGTTCCAAAGGGGATTCACAACGCACTTGATGCAGTGAACAAATTAAAGAATGTCTACACGGGCTCTTTGGCCTACGAGTTCGGTCATGTACACAATATGGAAGAAAGAACTTGGTTAACTACGATGGTGGAAAACGGTTCTTTAATACGTGAACGATCAAAGGAAGAACGTAAAAGCCTATTAAAGAGGCTGGCAGATGTTGAAGGATTTGAACAGTTTTTACACAAAACGTTTGTCGGTCAAAAACGATTCTCTATAGAAGGAGTCGACATGCTAGTACCGATGCTCGAGAATGCGGTTCGTGAAGGTGCAGCGGATGGCGTACGCAATGTCATGATTGGAATGGCTCACCGTGGTCGTTTAAGTGTCCTAGCTCATGTATTAGAAAAACCTTATCATAAGATTTTCTCTGAATTTCAGCACTCCTCCGCAAAACCACAAGGGCCATCAGGAGATTTGCTCGATATTAGTGAGGGATGGACCGGAGATGTGAAATATCATTTAGGAAGAGATCGATTCATGAAAGGTTCCGGTGCTGTTCGTACCCGTATTACGTTAGCGAATAACCCTAGCCATCTTGAATTTGTTGATCCGGTTGTAGAGGGATTTGCTAGAGCCGCTCAAGAAGAACGCCATCACACCGGCTACCCTAGACAGGATACTTCAAAAGCGTTTGCAATTTTAGTCCATGGAGACGCGGCGTTTCCTGGTCAGGGAATTGTAGCAGAAACCTTGAATTTAGGGGGATTAAGAGGATATCGAACAGGTGGAACTATCCATATTATCGCCAACAACATGGTAGGTTTTACGACAGACAGTCATGATTCCCGTTTCACAAGATATGCGAGTGACCTTGCGAAAGGATACGAAATTCCAGTTGTACATGTGAATGCCGATGATCCAGAAGCATGTCTAGAAGCCATCTATCTTGCCTATCAATACCGGGTACGCTTCAAAAAAGACTTTTTGATTGATTTAGTTGGATATCGGCGATTTGGCCATAATGAAATGGATGATCCGGCGGTCACCCAGCCGCAGGTGTACAAAAAAGTAACAAAACATCCAACCGTAAGAGAATTATATGCTGATCAATTAAAAGCAAATGGCACTCTCAATCAAGAAGAAATACAACAAATCTATAGCAGTGTGCAAGATACTTTGCAAGCCGAGTATGAAAAAGCGTCTGAGAAGAAGCAAGAGGAACCTCTCGCAGAGGTAATGGTACCAGGAGTTATTGCCAAAGGAATTCCAAGTATTGCGACGAAGGTTCACATTGATACCCTTCGTGAATTAAATAAGGATTTACTGAAATGGCCAGACGGTTTTTATGTATATCCAAAATTAAAGCGAATTTTGGAACGTCGTGAAAATGCCTTGGAACAGAACGGAAAGGTAGAATGGGCGTTAGCGGAAGCTTTGGCATTCGCAGCGATGCTAAAAGAAGGCACGCCGATTCGTCTAACTGGTCAGGATTCGGAGCGTGGAACGTTTGCACAGCGTCACATCGTACTGCATGACTCCAGCACAAACGAAACCTTTTCACCTTTGCACCGTATCCCACAAGCACGGGCTTCGTTTGCAGTTCACAACAGCCCTCTTTCTGAAGCGGGAGTGATTGGTTTTGAATATGGCTATAATGTGTTTGCACCTGAAACACTTGTGATTTGGGAAGGGCAATACGGTGACTTTGCCAACACCGCCCAACCGTACTTTGATCAATTCATTTCCGCAGGAAGAGCGAAATGGGGGCAAAAATCAGGTCTCGTCCTCTTATTGCCTCATGGTTATGAAGGGCAAGGACCGGAACATTCGAGTGCTCGTAAGGAACGGTTTTTACAATTGGCAGCTGAAAATAACTGGACAATTGCGAACGTGACAAGTTCAGCGCAATATTTTCATATTTTACGTCGTCAGGCCGCTATTTTAGGATCCGAGTTTGTTCGACCATTAGTCATTATGACGCCGAAAAGTTTGCTGCGACATCCACTGACTGCTTCTGTTGGTACAGAGCTTAGTGAAGGTCATTTTCAAATGGTAGTGGAACAGCCGCAGCTAGGTACTAAGGTGAACAAAGTGAAGCGTCTAGTATTAACAACAGGTAAAATGGCAATTGATTTGGCTGCCCACATTGAAGCAACGAAAGAAGCTAGAAGCCTGGATGAGATACACATTATACGTATCGAACAATTGTATCCATTTCCGAAAGATGAAGTGAAAGCAATACTGCAGCGATATCCACACTTAGAAGAAATGGTCTGGGTGCAGGAAGAACCAAAGAATATGGGATCATGGCATTATATCGCCCCTATCCTATTTGAGCTCGCTTCTGGAAGCTTAAAAGTAGGGTACATTGGACGTCCGGATCGTTCCAGTCCTGCAGGTGGTGACCCGCTAGTTCATAAGAAAGAACAAGAACGCATTGTCCATCAAACATTGAAAATTGATAGTTTAGTAGATACAGATAAACAAGGAGTATGGTTGCTATAA
- a CDS encoding 6-phospho-beta-glucosidase, whose translation MNKGIKIATIGGGSSYTPELVEGFIKRYDELPVRELWLVDIEAGKEKLEIVGNLAKRMIEKAGLPIEVHLTLDRKEALKDADFVTTQFRVGLLDARAKDERIPLSHGVLGQETNGPGGLFKGLRTIPVILDIVKDMKELCPDAWLINFTNPAGMVTEAVLRYTDHKKIVGLCNVPIGIEMGVAKLLDVDHSRIRIDFAGLNHMVYGLDVYLDGVSVKERVIELLSNPENSSFVKNIEGQGWEAEFIRALNVLTCPYHLYYYKSDEMLEKEMKNFKEGKTRAEVVKKLEEELFELYKDSNLSIKPPQLEERGGAYYSDAAVRLISSIYNDKRDIQPVNTINNGAIASIPYGSAVEVSCVITKEGPKPIINGDLPVAVRGLVQQIKSFERVAAEAAVTGNYDTALLAMTINPLVPSDKVGKVILDEMLEAHKEHLPQFFQTTEV comes from the coding sequence ATGAATAAGGGAATTAAGATCGCAACGATTGGCGGAGGTTCAAGTTATACTCCTGAATTAGTAGAAGGTTTTATTAAAAGATATGATGAACTGCCTGTAAGGGAATTATGGTTAGTTGATATAGAAGCAGGGAAGGAAAAGTTAGAGATCGTAGGGAACCTTGCAAAAAGAATGATTGAAAAGGCAGGACTTCCAATCGAGGTTCATCTAACCTTAGATAGGAAAGAGGCATTGAAGGATGCAGATTTTGTAACGACACAATTTCGCGTAGGTTTACTGGATGCTCGTGCTAAAGATGAAAGAATTCCTTTAAGTCATGGGGTATTAGGTCAAGAGACAAATGGACCAGGTGGACTTTTTAAGGGACTGCGTACGATACCAGTCATTTTGGATATTGTAAAAGATATGAAAGAACTATGTCCAGACGCTTGGTTGATTAACTTTACAAATCCAGCAGGTATGGTGACTGAAGCTGTTCTTCGCTATACGGACCACAAGAAAATTGTTGGTTTATGTAATGTTCCGATTGGAATTGAGATGGGAGTAGCAAAACTATTAGATGTTGACCATTCTCGTATTCGAATTGATTTCGCTGGTTTAAATCATATGGTATATGGATTAGATGTGTATCTGGACGGTGTAAGTGTTAAAGAGAGAGTAATAGAACTGTTATCTAATCCAGAGAACAGCAGCTTTGTTAAAAACATAGAAGGGCAAGGGTGGGAGGCGGAATTTATTCGCGCATTAAATGTCCTAACTTGTCCATATCACCTCTACTATTATAAGAGTGATGAAATGCTAGAAAAAGAGATGAAAAACTTTAAAGAAGGCAAAACAAGAGCAGAAGTCGTAAAAAAATTAGAAGAAGAATTATTTGAGTTGTACAAAGACTCTAATTTATCAATTAAACCACCTCAGTTAGAGGAACGTGGGGGAGCGTATTACAGTGATGCTGCCGTTCGATTAATTTCTTCTATTTATAACGATAAACGGGATATTCAGCCTGTTAACACAATTAATAATGGTGCAATCGCTAGCATCCCTTATGGTTCAGCTGTGGAAGTAAGTTGTGTCATCACGAAAGAAGGACCAAAACCAATCATAAATGGAGATTTACCAGTTGCTGTAAGAGGTCTAGTGCAACAAATTAAATCATTTGAACGTGTAGCTGCGGAGGCAGCTGTTACTGGTAACTACGATACAGCTTTACTGGCTATGACAATAAATCCGCTTGTTCCATCTGATAAAGTAGGTAAAGTGATTTTAGATGAAATGCTAGAAGCACATAAGGAGCATTTACCACAGTTTTTCCAGACAACAGAAGTGTAA
- a CDS encoding LysR family transcriptional regulator: MDYRDWEILKVLYSQKNITKAARLLFITQPALTNRLKHMQEELGIKIVTRESRGVHFTPQGEYLVHCAEEALSHYQKVKENVRNMSNISSNEVVGTLKLGVSNFFANYELPYILKLFKMQYPHVEFKVITGWSRDVTQLIHNKDVHISFIRGDYGWRGLLKHLLFEETICITSKEEIDMTELPHLPKIEYRGDYLLKSIEDHWWAENYAEEPFISIAVDQVDTCKEMVINGLGYGILSSRVLAGIDDLYKIDLTDQNGDPILRRTWMYYHEESLEWNVVKAFVNFIENFDWKEK; this comes from the coding sequence ATGGATTATCGTGATTGGGAAATATTGAAGGTTCTTTATAGCCAAAAAAATATAACAAAAGCAGCCAGGCTTTTATTTATTACTCAACCCGCATTAACAAACCGTTTAAAGCATATGCAGGAAGAACTGGGTATTAAAATCGTAACCCGTGAAAGCAGAGGAGTTCATTTTACTCCTCAAGGAGAATATCTTGTCCATTGTGCTGAGGAGGCCCTTTCTCATTATCAAAAAGTCAAAGAAAATGTTCGCAATATGAGTAATATTTCTAGTAATGAAGTTGTAGGGACATTAAAATTGGGCGTATCAAACTTTTTTGCCAATTATGAACTTCCTTATATTTTGAAATTATTTAAAATGCAATATCCCCATGTTGAATTTAAAGTGATTACAGGATGGAGCAGAGACGTCACTCAACTGATACACAATAAAGATGTTCATATCAGCTTTATTCGAGGAGACTATGGTTGGAGAGGATTATTGAAACACCTATTATTTGAAGAAACAATATGTATTACATCAAAGGAAGAAATAGATATGACAGAACTCCCCCATCTTCCAAAAATCGAATATAGAGGGGATTACTTATTAAAATCAATAGAAGATCATTGGTGGGCTGAAAACTATGCGGAAGAACCCTTTATTAGTATAGCAGTCGACCAAGTTGATACCTGTAAGGAAATGGTTATCAATGGCTTAGGATATGGGATCTTGTCCAGCAGGGTACTTGCAGGAATAGATGATTTATATAAAATAGATTTAACTGATCAAAATGGAGATCCTATACTGCGAAGAACGTGGATGTATTACCATGAGGAATCTCTAGAATGGAATGTCGTTAAGGCCTTCGTCAATTTTATCGAAAATTTCGATTGGAAAGAGAAATGA
- a CDS encoding DUF4822 domain-containing protein: protein MNKKAIILSSFLGLTLVITGCSTTQAKQSEQKQEQTVKETKKENKLTKGQELASILSNTNWQGTKVYDKDNNDLTKENANLIGLAKYDDETSRYEFFDKTTKESRGDKGTFFITNDGKIRVLISESMGYQAVVEITELNKDMFTYKRMGKDANGNDVEVFVDHIPYKETELAFTEPNKTLETYTGEVVTNFDGDKILSSTLWQGTVALDENGNDVSSYNSNYLGLARYDDKTNKYEFFDAITGESRGDYGYFDVVYGNKLRAHVSQGMKYGAVLELTELNENKFTYKRNGKDKDGNDITITVEHIPYNGDFKLKFTK, encoded by the coding sequence ATGAACAAAAAAGCAATAATATTATCATCTTTCTTAGGGTTAACATTAGTCATTACAGGATGTAGTACAACACAAGCCAAACAAAGTGAACAGAAGCAGGAACAAACTGTTAAAGAGACTAAAAAAGAAAATAAGTTAACCAAAGGACAGGAATTGGCTAGTATTCTAAGTAACACAAATTGGCAAGGTACAAAGGTTTATGATAAAGATAATAATGACTTAACAAAAGAGAACGCAAATCTTATTGGTCTTGCAAAATATGATGATGAAACATCGAGATATGAATTCTTTGATAAAACGACAAAAGAAAGCCGCGGCGATAAAGGAACTTTCTTTATTACCAATGATGGGAAAATTAGGGTATTAATTTCAGAATCAATGGGTTACCAAGCTGTTGTCGAAATAACAGAACTAAATAAAGATATGTTCACCTATAAAAGAATGGGTAAAGATGCGAATGGTAACGACGTAGAGGTATTCGTTGATCATATTCCTTATAAAGAAACAGAACTTGCCTTTACTGAACCAAATAAGACTTTGGAAACTTACACAGGTGAAGTAGTTACAAATTTTGATGGGGATAAAATTTTATCCAGCACCCTATGGCAAGGAACAGTGGCATTAGATGAAAACGGCAATGATGTATCAAGCTATAATTCAAATTATTTAGGTCTGGCAAGATATGATGATAAAACCAATAAATATGAATTTTTTGATGCCATAACTGGTGAAAGCCGCGGTGATTACGGCTATTTCGATGTTGTATATGGAAATAAGTTAAGAGCTCATGTTTCACAAGGAATGAAGTATGGTGCAGTTCTCGAACTAACAGAACTAAATGAAAATAAATTCACTTATAAAAGAAACGGTAAAGACAAAGATGGTAATGACATAACTATTACCGTTGAACATATTCCATATAATGGTGATTTTAAACTAAAATTCACTAAGTAA